TGGTGCCCTGACGGGGGGCATGGCTCTAGAGGCCATTAACCATGCTGGACATCTACCCAAAACTAATCTGCTCGTCGTGCTCAACGACAACGAGATGTCTATCTCGCCTAACGTTGGTGCGATCCCTCGCTATCTAAATCGCATCCGTCTCAGTCCGCCCATGCAGTTTCTCACTGACAACATTGAGGATCAGCTCAAGAATCTGCCACTTGTGGGCCCCAATTTAGGGCAAGACATTCGCCAGCTCAAAGAGAGCCTTAAGGTACTCACCGTTGCTCGCAACAAGGCAGGGGCAGTATTTGAGGAGTTAGGCTTCACCTACATTGGCCCAATCGATGGTCACAATCTTGAAGAGCTGATTGACACCTTCCAGTTAGCTCACAGCATCAAGGGGCCTGTGCTGGTGCATGTCGCCACAGTCAAGGGCAAAGGCTACAGCATTGCAGAGAAGGACCAGGTGGGGTATCACGCTCAAACCCCCTTCAACCTTGCAACTGGTAAGGCAACTCCCTCTAGCAAGCCCAAACCCCCCAAGTACCAAGACGTCTTTGCTGATGTTCTAGTCAAGCTTGCAACTAATGATTCTCGAATTGTGGGAATCACAGCAGCAATGGCAACCGGCACTAGCCTCAATAAGCTGCAAGAAAAATTACCCGAGCAATATATTGACGTTGGCATCGCCGAACAACATGCTGTGACTCTGGCAGCCGGTCTTGCTTGCGAAGGCATGCGTCCCGTTGCGGCCATCTACTCCACCTTCTTACAGCGTGCTTTCGACCAGATCGTTCACGACGTCTGTATTCAAAACTTGCCTGTATTCTTCTGCATGGATCGGGCTGGGATTGTCGGTGATGATGGTCCAACCCATCAAGGCGTTTATGATATTGCCTACTTGCGCTGCATCCCCAATATGACGCTGATGGCGCCTAAAGACGAGGCTGAGTTGCAGCGAATGGTGGTAACCGGAATTC
The Leptolyngbya sp. FACHB-261 DNA segment above includes these coding regions:
- the dxs gene encoding 1-deoxy-D-xylulose-5-phosphate synthase — translated: MHLSEITHPNQLHGLSIPQLKQIARQIREKHLQTIATSGGHLGPGLGVVELTLGLYQTLDLDRDKVVWDVGHQAYPHKLITGRYNQFHTLRQQNGVAGYLKRCESKFDHFGAGHASTSISAALGMALARDLKGEDFKAVAIIGDGALTGGMALEAINHAGHLPKTNLLVVLNDNEMSISPNVGAIPRYLNRIRLSPPMQFLTDNIEDQLKNLPLVGPNLGQDIRQLKESLKVLTVARNKAGAVFEELGFTYIGPIDGHNLEELIDTFQLAHSIKGPVLVHVATVKGKGYSIAEKDQVGYHAQTPFNLATGKATPSSKPKPPKYQDVFADVLVKLATNDSRIVGITAAMATGTSLNKLQEKLPEQYIDVGIAEQHAVTLAAGLACEGMRPVAAIYSTFLQRAFDQIVHDVCIQNLPVFFCMDRAGIVGDDGPTHQGVYDIAYLRCIPNMTLMAPKDEAELQRMVVTGIQHTAGPIAVRYPRGNGYGVPLPAEGWEPLPIGKGEILRSGPGPDDCDVLIISLGSMVHPSVQAAEILSEHGFQAMVVNARFVKPLDTELILPLARQIGQVVTVEEGCLMGGFGSAVLEGLMDAGVTVPVTRIGIPDQLVEHATPDQAKTHLGLTSAQIAQQVLSQLQSTKIATPAS